One stretch of Miscanthus floridulus cultivar M001 chromosome 18, ASM1932011v1, whole genome shotgun sequence DNA includes these proteins:
- the LOC136519449 gene encoding uncharacterized protein, whose translation MDRRLRSPARRPAAERQQQLPGSGGGSPHSFLRPGALARLRDSRVLARSLRCAARARPPLPPPSSPPRSPAPAPAAAAWDGVPCFLGPAARGMRYPLRKKLAAARAVVFLPPPEVVDAFAPAAAASPDVVAAH comes from the coding sequence ATGGACCGCCGCCTCCGCTCCCCGGCGCGCCGCCCTGCGGCCGAGCGCCAGCAGCAGCTCCCGGGCAGCGGTGGCGGCAGCCCGCACAGCTTCCTCCGCCCGGGCGCGCTCGCGCGGCTCCGCGACTCCAGGGTCCTGGCGCGCTCCCTCCGCTGCGCCGCGCGGGCGCGGCCCCCGCTCCCGCCGCCCTCCTCGCCTCcccgctcgcccgcgcccgcgcccgccgccgccgcctgggaCGGCGTGCCGTGCTTCCTTGGGCCGGCCGCGAGGGGGATGCGCTACCCGCTGCGGAAGAAGCTCGCGGCCGCCCGCGCCGTGGTGTTCCTGCCCCCGCCGGAGGTCGTGGACGCGttcgcgccggcggcggcggcgtcaccGGACGTGGTCGCCGCGCACTGA
- the LOC136520783 gene encoding uncharacterized protein isoform X2, with protein MDKGKSVVAELAASFSDVRVAPRQNPKPKSFLPSPSFYSFSKKAKPRKLVSLCLGTLGQHLEDIIADISEFAALFPPHIKLAIMSIARRRRLLNDEVLTSLAESSWEILDISGSDVTDAGLATVANVCSNLLAIDISHCDKITTAGVSEIVCHCPSLEILRCGGCPRSEVTARRCLNLLKPKLNTLEGDSWEELDTLDIGGGAESLRWLVWPKIDDNSKETLAAECPRVTVNPQPPLFDLSGSKVPVEALASVPLDHSIVEDIDPKTWAISAAPRRPVDPPNPNAPPEIPIAERFRLAYVEREARLAPKRTKRERQQRRRAERDYMMNDIDARSIALAAQASRNLRKS; from the exons ATGGACAAGGGGAAATCGGTGGTGGCCGAGCTGGCGGCGTCGTTCAGCGATGTCCGTGTGGCGCCGCGCCAGAACCCCAAGCCCAAGAGCTTCCTACCGTCGCCCTCCTTCT ATTCTTTCTCAAAGAAGGCTAAACCTCGGAAATTGGTCAGCTTGTGCCTTGGCACCCTTGGTCAGCATCTTGAAGATATCATCGCTGATATTTCAGAATTTGCTGCCTTATTTCCACCCCACATAAAG TTGGCAATTATGTCTATTGCAAGGAGAAGAAGGCTCCTGAATGATGAAGTGTTGACTTCTCTTGCTGAAAGCTCCTGGGAAATCCTAGATATATCTGGATCTGATGTAACTGATGCtggtttggctactgtagcaaatGTTTGTAGCAATTTACTGGCAATTGATATTAG TCACTGTGATAAAATTACTACTGCTGGTGTGTCTGAGATTGTATGCCACTGCCCATCCTTGGAGATATTGAGATGTGG AGGCTGTCCAAGAAGTGAAGTCACGGCACGGAGGTGCTTGAATCTCTTGAAACCCAAATTGAATACTCTTGAAGGGGACTCATGGGAGGAACTTGATACACTAGATATAGGAGGCGGTGCGGAGTCTTTAAGATGGCTTGTTTGG CCAAAGATAGATGATAACTCAAAGGAGACTCTAGCTGCCGAATGCCCTCGTGTTACTGTCAACCCACAGCCACCGCTGTTCGACCTCTCGGGATCCAAAGTCCCAGTGGAAGCATTGGCAAGCGTACCACTGGACCATTCCATAGTTGAGGATATTGATCCCAAAACGTGGGCTATTTCTGCTGCTCCTCGAAGACCTGTTGATCCACCGAATCCAAATGCCCCGCCTGAAATACCGATAGCGGAAAGGTTCAGGCTGGCCTATGTGGAGAGGGAAGCAAGGCTGGCACCCAAGAGGACCAAACGGGAAAGGCAGCAGCGGCGCCGCGCTGAAAGGGACTACATGATGAATGACATAGATGCGAGGTCGATCGCACTTGCTGCTCAAGCAAGCAGAAACCTGCGCAAGAGCTGA
- the LOC136520783 gene encoding uncharacterized protein isoform X1, translating into MDKGKSVVAELAASFSDVRVAPRQNPKPKSFLPSPSFYSFSKKAKPRKLVSLCLGTLGQHLEDIIADISEFAALFPPHIKRAPTLCGVWGRVSVASLTLACAMRGDRDSNPGPSGHRRRRRLLNDEVLTSLAESSWEILDISGSDVTDAGLATVANVCSNLLAIDISHCDKITTAGVSEIVCHCPSLEILRCGGCPRSEVTARRCLNLLKPKLNTLEGDSWEELDTLDIGGGAESLRWLVWPKIDDNSKETLAAECPRVTVNPQPPLFDLSGSKVPVEALASVPLDHSIVEDIDPKTWAISAAPRRPVDPPNPNAPPEIPIAERFRLAYVEREARLAPKRTKRERQQRRRAERDYMMNDIDARSIALAAQASRNLRKS; encoded by the exons ATGGACAAGGGGAAATCGGTGGTGGCCGAGCTGGCGGCGTCGTTCAGCGATGTCCGTGTGGCGCCGCGCCAGAACCCCAAGCCCAAGAGCTTCCTACCGTCGCCCTCCTTCT ATTCTTTCTCAAAGAAGGCTAAACCTCGGAAATTGGTCAGCTTGTGCCTTGGCACCCTTGGTCAGCATCTTGAAGATATCATCGCTGATATTTCAGAATTTGCTGCCTTATTTCCACCCCACATAAAG agagctcccactctgtgcggggtctggggaagggtgtcagtggcaagccttaccctcgcctgtgcaatgcgaggagaccgcgactcgaacccgggaccttccggtcacaggcg GAGAAGAAGGCTCCTGAATGATGAAGTGTTGACTTCTCTTGCTGAAAGCTCCTGGGAAATCCTAGATATATCTGGATCTGATGTAACTGATGCtggtttggctactgtagcaaatGTTTGTAGCAATTTACTGGCAATTGATATTAG TCACTGTGATAAAATTACTACTGCTGGTGTGTCTGAGATTGTATGCCACTGCCCATCCTTGGAGATATTGAGATGTGG AGGCTGTCCAAGAAGTGAAGTCACGGCACGGAGGTGCTTGAATCTCTTGAAACCCAAATTGAATACTCTTGAAGGGGACTCATGGGAGGAACTTGATACACTAGATATAGGAGGCGGTGCGGAGTCTTTAAGATGGCTTGTTTGG CCAAAGATAGATGATAACTCAAAGGAGACTCTAGCTGCCGAATGCCCTCGTGTTACTGTCAACCCACAGCCACCGCTGTTCGACCTCTCGGGATCCAAAGTCCCAGTGGAAGCATTGGCAAGCGTACCACTGGACCATTCCATAGTTGAGGATATTGATCCCAAAACGTGGGCTATTTCTGCTGCTCCTCGAAGACCTGTTGATCCACCGAATCCAAATGCCCCGCCTGAAATACCGATAGCGGAAAGGTTCAGGCTGGCCTATGTGGAGAGGGAAGCAAGGCTGGCACCCAAGAGGACCAAACGGGAAAGGCAGCAGCGGCGCCGCGCTGAAAGGGACTACATGATGAATGACATAGATGCGAGGTCGATCGCACTTGCTGCTCAAGCAAGCAGAAACCTGCGCAAGAGCTGA
- the LOC136521295 gene encoding heat shock 70 kDa protein 16-like isoform X2, giving the protein MSVVGFDVGNDTLVAAAARQRGIDVLLNAESKRESPAAVAFSHNARLIGCHAASASSAHAPFSSVKRLLLGATGRDPDSSLLRDLPRLPFSVSPAAAGGGGGAFVHADHVGRRIALSPTHLLSMLLAYLKQLAEADLGGGPVADCVISVPCYFTQAQRRAYLDAAAVAGLRPLRLMHDLAATALGYGLYRSDLGGAGGPTCVAFVDVGQCDTQVAVVSFDASGMKGLSHGFDADLGGRDFDEVLFVHFAEEFRDRYRIDVVGNVKASMRLRAACEKAKKVLSANAEAVVNIECLMEEKDVRGVIRREDFEKLCARLLERVVEPCKRAVADSGIGLERLHSVELVGSGSRVPAIAKVLAGFFRREPSRTLNASECVARGCALQCAMLSSTFRVREYEVQDAIPASIGFYTSDGPVSTLSSDVLFRRGLPFPSVKIITLQKNDSFSFDAYYADANELPPGTSTDIGTFQISPFQAHTEASKVKLIDDYQRNANSSDNMEVDTSGDDTGHKSRGESSIQRQELPITEYIYGAMSKLELLEAQEQEQQLAYQDKLMERTKDRKNALESYVYDTRNKLSERYRSFATDSEREQISVNLQQTEDWLYEEGDDETEAVYSSKLEELKKLVDPIENRCKDDEVRAEATRELLKCIVDHRMAAKSLSTPERDAVDNECNKAEQWLREGSQLQESLPKNVDPVLWSCEIKRKEEELDMFCRNIARYKGSPARTDGSRGSDHMPTPDRD; this is encoded by the exons ATGAGCGTGGTCGGCTTCGACGTCGGCAACGACAccctggtggcggcggcggcgcggcagcgGGGCATCGACGTGCTCCTCAACGCCGAGTCCAAGCGAGAGTCCCCCGCCGCCGTCGCCTTCTCCCACAACGCGCGCCTCATCGGCTGCCACGCCGCGTCCGCCTCCTCCGCGCACGCCCCCTTCTCCAGCGTCAAGCGCCTCCTTCTCGGCGCCACGGGGAGGGACCCGGACTCCTCCCTCCTCCGCGACCTGCCCCGCCTCCCCTTCTCCGTCTCCCCCGCCGCtgccggtggcggtggcggcgccttCGTCCACGCCGACCACGTCGGCCGCCGCATCGCGCTCTCCCCGACTCACCTTCTCTCCATGCTGCTCGCCTACCTCAAGCAGCTCGCGGAGGCCGACCTCGGCGGCGGCCCCGTCGCCGACTGCGTGATCTCCGTGCCCTGCTACTTCACTCAAGCGCAGCGCCGCGCCTACctcgacgccgccgccgtcgcgggaCTCAGGCCGCTCCGCCTCATGCACGACCTCGCCGCCACCGCGCTTGGCTACGGCCTCTACCGCTCCGACCTCGGCGGCGCCGGGGGCCCCACCTGCGTCGCGTTCGTCGACGTCGGCCAGTGCGACACGCAGGTCGCGGTCGTCTCCTTCGATGCGTCGGGGATGAAGGGGCTGTCTCACGGCTTCGATGCGGACCTCGGGGGCAGGGACTTCGATGAGGTGCTGTTCGTGCATTTCGCCGAGGAGTTCAGGGACAGGTACAGGATTGATGTCGTGGGGAATGTGAAGGCCAGTATGAGGTTGAGGGCAGCATGTGAGAAGGCGAAGAAGGTTCTGAGCGCGAATGCGGAGGCCGTGGTGAACATTGAGTGCCTGATGGAGGAGAAGGATGTGAGGGGGGTGATCCGAAGGGAGGACTTTGAGAAGCTATGTGCCAGACTGCTGGAGAGGGTTGTTGAGCCTTGCAAGAGGGCGGTGGCAGATTCAGGGATTGGACTGGAGAGGCTGCATTCTGTGGAACTCGTTGGATCAGGTTCTCGGGTACCTGCCATTGCCAAGGTGCTTGCGGGATTCTTCAGAAGGGAACCTAGTCGCACGCTCAATGCTAGTGAGTGTGTGGCTCGGGGGTGCGCATTGCAATGTGCAATGCTTAGTTCTACATTCCGTGTTCGGGAATACGAG GTGCAGGATGCAATCCCTGCTTCCATAGGATTTTACACTAGTGATGGCCCAGTTTCAACATTGTCAAGTGATGTATTGTTCCGGAGAGGCCTGCCCTTTCCCAGTGTTAAGATCATTACTCTACAGAAGAACGACAGTTTTAGCTTTGATGCATATTATGCGGATGCAAATGAATTGCCTCCTGGTACCTCAACAGACATCGGTACTTTTCAG ATTAGCCCATTCCAAGCACATACGGAAGCTTCTAAAGTCAAA TTGATAGATGATTATCAAAGGAATGCCAATTCTTCTGACAATATGGAGGTGGATACCAGCGGTGATGACACG GGTCACAAGTCAAGAGGTGAAAGTTCTATCCAGCGGCAGGAGTTGCCAATCACTGAGTACATCTATGGTGCAATGAGCAAGCTGGAATTACTGGAAGCTCAAGAGCAAGAGCAGCAATTGGCTTATCAGGATAAACTTATGGAACGGACAAAGGACAGGAAGAATGCATTAGAATCTTATGTATACGACACCCGTAACAAG CTCTCTGAGAGGTACCGGAGCTTTGCTACTGATTCAGAAAGGGAACAAATCTCAGTTAATCTACAACAGACTGAAGACTGGCTTTACGAAGAAGGTGATGATGAGACAGAAGCGGTTTACAGTAGCAAACTTGAGGAGCTGAAAAAG CTTGTAGATCCAATTGAAAATCGTTGTAAAGATGACGAAGTGAGAGCTGAAGCCACAAGGGAGCTTTTGAAGTGCATTGTTGACCACAGAATGGCTGCCAAGTCATTATCCACACCTGAAAGAGATGCT GTTGACAATGAGTGCAATAAAGCTGAGCAGTGGCTAAGGGAGGGGTCCCAACTTCAAGAATCCTTGCCTAAGAATGTGGACCCAGTACTTTGGTCCTGTGAAATCAAGAGAAAGGAAGAAGAGCTGGATAT GTTCTGTCGAAACATAGCAAGGTATAAGGGCTCTCCAGCAAGGACAGATGGCAGCAGGGGTTCAGATCACATGCCTACACCGGATAGAGATTAG
- the LOC136521295 gene encoding heat shock 70 kDa protein 16-like isoform X1, whose protein sequence is MSVVGFDVGNDTLVAAAARQRGIDVLLNAESKRESPAAVAFSHNARLIGCHAASASSAHAPFSSVKRLLLGATGRDPDSSLLRDLPRLPFSVSPAAAGGGGGAFVHADHVGRRIALSPTHLLSMLLAYLKQLAEADLGGGPVADCVISVPCYFTQAQRRAYLDAAAVAGLRPLRLMHDLAATALGYGLYRSDLGGAGGPTCVAFVDVGQCDTQVAVVSFDASGMKGLSHGFDADLGGRDFDEVLFVHFAEEFRDRYRIDVVGNVKASMRLRAACEKAKKVLSANAEAVVNIECLMEEKDVRGVIRREDFEKLCARLLERVVEPCKRAVADSGIGLERLHSVELVGSGSRVPAIAKVLAGFFRREPSRTLNASECVARGCALQCAMLSSTFRVREYEVQDAIPASIGFYTSDGPVSTLSSDVLFRRGLPFPSVKIITLQKNDSFSFDAYYADANELPPGTSTDIGTFQISPFQAHTEASKVKVKIRLNLHGLISVESASLIDDYQRNANSSDNMEVDTSGDDTGHKSRGESSIQRQELPITEYIYGAMSKLELLEAQEQEQQLAYQDKLMERTKDRKNALESYVYDTRNKLSERYRSFATDSEREQISVNLQQTEDWLYEEGDDETEAVYSSKLEELKKLVDPIENRCKDDEVRAEATRELLKCIVDHRMAAKSLSTPERDAVDNECNKAEQWLREGSQLQESLPKNVDPVLWSCEIKRKEEELDMFCRNIARYKGSPARTDGSRGSDHMPTPDRD, encoded by the exons ATGAGCGTGGTCGGCTTCGACGTCGGCAACGACAccctggtggcggcggcggcgcggcagcgGGGCATCGACGTGCTCCTCAACGCCGAGTCCAAGCGAGAGTCCCCCGCCGCCGTCGCCTTCTCCCACAACGCGCGCCTCATCGGCTGCCACGCCGCGTCCGCCTCCTCCGCGCACGCCCCCTTCTCCAGCGTCAAGCGCCTCCTTCTCGGCGCCACGGGGAGGGACCCGGACTCCTCCCTCCTCCGCGACCTGCCCCGCCTCCCCTTCTCCGTCTCCCCCGCCGCtgccggtggcggtggcggcgccttCGTCCACGCCGACCACGTCGGCCGCCGCATCGCGCTCTCCCCGACTCACCTTCTCTCCATGCTGCTCGCCTACCTCAAGCAGCTCGCGGAGGCCGACCTCGGCGGCGGCCCCGTCGCCGACTGCGTGATCTCCGTGCCCTGCTACTTCACTCAAGCGCAGCGCCGCGCCTACctcgacgccgccgccgtcgcgggaCTCAGGCCGCTCCGCCTCATGCACGACCTCGCCGCCACCGCGCTTGGCTACGGCCTCTACCGCTCCGACCTCGGCGGCGCCGGGGGCCCCACCTGCGTCGCGTTCGTCGACGTCGGCCAGTGCGACACGCAGGTCGCGGTCGTCTCCTTCGATGCGTCGGGGATGAAGGGGCTGTCTCACGGCTTCGATGCGGACCTCGGGGGCAGGGACTTCGATGAGGTGCTGTTCGTGCATTTCGCCGAGGAGTTCAGGGACAGGTACAGGATTGATGTCGTGGGGAATGTGAAGGCCAGTATGAGGTTGAGGGCAGCATGTGAGAAGGCGAAGAAGGTTCTGAGCGCGAATGCGGAGGCCGTGGTGAACATTGAGTGCCTGATGGAGGAGAAGGATGTGAGGGGGGTGATCCGAAGGGAGGACTTTGAGAAGCTATGTGCCAGACTGCTGGAGAGGGTTGTTGAGCCTTGCAAGAGGGCGGTGGCAGATTCAGGGATTGGACTGGAGAGGCTGCATTCTGTGGAACTCGTTGGATCAGGTTCTCGGGTACCTGCCATTGCCAAGGTGCTTGCGGGATTCTTCAGAAGGGAACCTAGTCGCACGCTCAATGCTAGTGAGTGTGTGGCTCGGGGGTGCGCATTGCAATGTGCAATGCTTAGTTCTACATTCCGTGTTCGGGAATACGAG GTGCAGGATGCAATCCCTGCTTCCATAGGATTTTACACTAGTGATGGCCCAGTTTCAACATTGTCAAGTGATGTATTGTTCCGGAGAGGCCTGCCCTTTCCCAGTGTTAAGATCATTACTCTACAGAAGAACGACAGTTTTAGCTTTGATGCATATTATGCGGATGCAAATGAATTGCCTCCTGGTACCTCAACAGACATCGGTACTTTTCAG ATTAGCCCATTCCAAGCACATACGGAAGCTTCTAAAGTCAAAGTAAAAATTCGTTTGAATTTACATGGTTTGATTTCAGTTGAATCTGCTTCT TTGATAGATGATTATCAAAGGAATGCCAATTCTTCTGACAATATGGAGGTGGATACCAGCGGTGATGACACG GGTCACAAGTCAAGAGGTGAAAGTTCTATCCAGCGGCAGGAGTTGCCAATCACTGAGTACATCTATGGTGCAATGAGCAAGCTGGAATTACTGGAAGCTCAAGAGCAAGAGCAGCAATTGGCTTATCAGGATAAACTTATGGAACGGACAAAGGACAGGAAGAATGCATTAGAATCTTATGTATACGACACCCGTAACAAG CTCTCTGAGAGGTACCGGAGCTTTGCTACTGATTCAGAAAGGGAACAAATCTCAGTTAATCTACAACAGACTGAAGACTGGCTTTACGAAGAAGGTGATGATGAGACAGAAGCGGTTTACAGTAGCAAACTTGAGGAGCTGAAAAAG CTTGTAGATCCAATTGAAAATCGTTGTAAAGATGACGAAGTGAGAGCTGAAGCCACAAGGGAGCTTTTGAAGTGCATTGTTGACCACAGAATGGCTGCCAAGTCATTATCCACACCTGAAAGAGATGCT GTTGACAATGAGTGCAATAAAGCTGAGCAGTGGCTAAGGGAGGGGTCCCAACTTCAAGAATCCTTGCCTAAGAATGTGGACCCAGTACTTTGGTCCTGTGAAATCAAGAGAAAGGAAGAAGAGCTGGATAT GTTCTGTCGAAACATAGCAAGGTATAAGGGCTCTCCAGCAAGGACAGATGGCAGCAGGGGTTCAGATCACATGCCTACACCGGATAGAGATTAG